The following are encoded in a window of Harmonia axyridis chromosome 7, icHarAxyr1.1, whole genome shotgun sequence genomic DNA:
- the LOC123684624 gene encoding cytochrome b5-like isoform X2, translating into MTAIKLFTKEEVLRHDGKKEKDVWLIIDKNVYDVTTFLKDHPGGSELVEEYAGKDATSAFHEAGHSSDARKQLKALKIGELHPDERGNNVKKPTSKVKSENEPPSEKNRNFLDIISCGLCGRN; encoded by the exons ATGACTGCAATAAAATTATTTACTAAAGAAGAGGTGTTGAGGcatgatggaaaaaaagaaaaagatgtttggttgattattgataaaaatgtttatgatgtgacaacatttttgaaagaT CATCCTGGTGGATCTGAACTTGTAGAGGAATATGCAGGAAAGGATGCAACCTCAGCATTCCACGAAGCAGGACATTCCAGTGACGCACGTAAGCAGTTGAAGGCATTGAAAATAGGCGAGCTACATCCT GATGAGCGAGGAAATAACGTCAAAAAACCTACTTCAAAAGTTAAAAGTGAAAATGAGCCACCATCAGAAAAAAACAG aaattttctgGATATTATATCATGTGGTTTGTGTGGAAGAAACTGA
- the LOC123684624 gene encoding cytochrome b5-like isoform X1: MEEITYYKLDDIVRNNGKTTDRTWILVKTDVYDVTHYMKDHPGGSELVEEYAGKDATSAFHEAGHSSDARKQLKALKIGELHPDERGNNVKKPTSKVKSENEPPSEKNRNFLDIISCGLCGRN; the protein is encoded by the exons ATGGAAGAAATAACGTATTATAAATTAGACGATATAGTAAGGAACAATGGAAAAACAACTGATAGGACGTGGATTCTTGTCAAGACTGATGTATACGATGTGACCCATTACATGAAAGAT CATCCTGGTGGATCTGAACTTGTAGAGGAATATGCAGGAAAGGATGCAACCTCAGCATTCCACGAAGCAGGACATTCCAGTGACGCACGTAAGCAGTTGAAGGCATTGAAAATAGGCGAGCTACATCCT GATGAGCGAGGAAATAACGTCAAAAAACCTACTTCAAAAGTTAAAAGTGAAAATGAGCCACCATCAGAAAAAAACAG aaattttctgGATATTATATCATGTGGTTTGTGTGGAAGAAACTGA